The nucleotide sequence GAATCGTATCCTTCACCTTGAGGGTCACGTACCCTGCCGGATCTATTTTCGATGTCATGGCATTTGTCCAATAGCTCCCGGGGAGAAACTTCAGTCTCGACCTCCCATACCTCATTGTAGAAAGGAGCTGAGATAAAACCCCAAGAAGATGACTCGTAGGTATGACTCCTCGAGACCACGGAACCTATAGTCTTTTCTACGGAATCCTTGCATTCGCTAAGATTCCGAGCTCTGTCTCCCATGTTGGTCCCTATGCCTAGATAGATCGATCTCAAAGTCGCTAAAATTAGCCTTTTGGCCTCATGAGCCTCCTTTTATGTGATCCCTAGATCAGAATCATCGATAAGGGACTATTTTCGAGCTGAAATCAAAATCCTCATTCTAGATGAAATCATTCTTCAAGGTCTTCTTCGGTGCCCTGCTTGCCCTGTTCGCGTTCTTCTTTCTCATAGTCATTGTATTGGTGGGGATATCGTCCATGTCATCAGATGATGAGTTCGCAGTCGAGGATAGCAGTGTACTACACCTGACATTCGATCGACCTATAGTGGATAGGGCCAATGAAAGCCCCCTGAATTTTGACTTCAATACCTTACAGCCTATTCACCAAGATGGATTGAACAACATCCTCAAACAACTGGACAAGGCCAAAGTGGATGAGCGTATAGAGGGGATATTCCTGGATCTGGGTTCTGTATCGGCAGGTATGGCCACACTTCAAGAGGTACGGGATGCCTTGGTCGACTTCAAGGAAAGTGGAAAGTGGATACATGCCTATAGTGAGATGTATTCTCAAGGGGCCTACTATCTGGCTTCGACTGCAGATGAGATATATCTCCAACCCGAGGGCATGATAGACCTGAGAGGACTCAGTGCAGACATCATGTTCATGAAGGGTCTATTGGACAAGGTGGGTGTCGAGGTACAGGTGATCCGACCTACCAACAATCGATTCAAGAGTGCCGTTGAACCCTTCATTCTGGACTCGATGAGCGAGGCCAATGAAGAACAATTATCACGCATACTCGAGAGTATCTGGTCTCATATAGCAGT is from Flavobacteriales bacterium and encodes:
- the folK gene encoding 2-amino-4-hydroxy-6-hydroxymethyldihydropteridine diphosphokinase; translated protein: MRSIYLGIGTNMGDRARNLSECKDSVEKTIGSVVSRSHTYESSSWGFISAPFYNEVWEVETEVSPRELLDKCHDIENRSGRVRDPQGEGYDSRVIDIDILAYGDQVVRERGLTIPHKFLHMRNFVLVPWSDIAPDFVVPVHERTVIDLLKLSEDQGYCQRV